From the Methanobrevibacter sp. genome, one window contains:
- the hdrC gene encoding CoB--CoM heterodisulfide reductase subunit C, whose amino-acid sequence MSIINRLKSLFKGDNEESGINTDVSNTSDDVQVTSSKNVSVTVSDEEKETEPLEEEVSVDSEDSTEDLTSEEDIEPSKDQVEETTEEVLETSDDSSEEIVEEVEVAEEVSVEAETVEDEEIEEDVEEVEQDLKNKDTERDKMTLLTDKELLNDSNRDPDFTAEFIDAGIETVKHCFQCGTCSGSCPSGRRTPYKVRQIVRKCLLGLKEEVISDDALWMCTTCYTCQERCLRSVKIVEIIKKARNIAAHAGYMAKPHKMTGVFVINTGHAVPINDAAKALRTKIGLPEVPPTTHAYPEALEEVQKLCKITAFDELIGYDEATGGLKE is encoded by the coding sequence ATGTCTATAATAAATCGTCTTAAATCCTTGTTTAAAGGTGACAATGAAGAAAGTGGCATCAATACTGATGTATCAAACACATCTGATGATGTCCAAGTTACATCTTCAAAAAATGTAAGTGTTACTGTTTCTGATGAAGAAAAAGAGACTGAACCATTGGAAGAAGAAGTTTCTGTTGATTCTGAAGACAGTACTGAGGATTTAACTTCTGAAGAAGACATCGAACCTTCAAAAGATCAAGTTGAAGAAACTACTGAAGAAGTTTTAGAAACTAGTGATGATTCATCTGAAGAAATTGTGGAAGAAGTTGAAGTGGCAGAAGAAGTTTCTGTTGAAGCTGAAACTGTAGAAGATGAAGAAATTGAAGAAGATGTTGAGGAAGTTGAACAAGATTTAAAAAATAAAGATACAGAGAGAGATAAAATGACTTTATTGACTGATAAAGAATTATTAAATGATAGTAACCGTGACCCAGATTTCACTGCTGAATTTATTGATGCAGGTATTGAAACTGTAAAACACTGTTTCCAATGTGGTACCTGTAGTGGTAGTTGTCCATCTGGAAGAAGAACTCCTTACAAAGTAAGACAAATTGTCAGAAAATGTTTATTAGGATTAAAAGAAGAAGTAATTTCTGACGACGCTTTATGGATGTGTACTACTTGTTACACTTGTCAAGAAAGATGTCTCAGAAGCGTTAAAATTGTAGAAATTATCAAAAAAGCACGTAATATTGCTGCACATGCAGGTTACATGGCAAAACCTCACAAAATGACTGGTGTATTCGTAATTAATACTGGTCACGCAGTACCTATTAACGATGCTGCTAAAGCTTTAAGAACCAAAATTGGTCTTCCTGAAGTACCACCTACAACTCACGCTTATCCTGAAGCATTAGAAGAAGTACAAAAATTATGTAAAATTACCGCATTTGATGAATTAATCGGTTACGATGAAGCAACCGGCGGATTAAAAGAATAG